The following are encoded together in the Desulfococcus multivorans genome:
- a CDS encoding formylglycine-generating enzyme family protein produces the protein MVSSCRDCLKTAAGCFSNGVCPDGCHDMAGNVWEWCMDVEEGSSRVLRGGSWNLDAAYCRTANRSWDDPDLRNSFIGFRLVCLPGQLGEPSR, from the coding sequence TTGGTTTCTTCTTGTAGGGATTGTCTGAAGACGGCGGCAGGGTGTTTTTCAAACGGCGTCTGCCCCGATGGCTGCCATGACATGGCGGGGAACGTTTGGGAATGGTGTATGGACGTGGAAGAAGGGTCGTCCCGGGTCCTGCGCGGCGGCTCGTGGAACTTGGATGCCGCCTACTGCCGGACGGCAAACCGCAGTTGGGACGATCCCGACCTCCGGAACAGCTTCATCGGCTTCCGGCTTGTCTGCCTTCCAGGTCAGCTGGGTGAGCCCAGCCGTTAG
- the queD gene encoding 6-carboxytetrahydropterin synthase QueD translates to MKEIHEIYVKTHFSAAHCLEGYPGDCARLHGHNWIIEVHVRCERLNEIGIGIDFRDIKTAVKEVLQGLDHFNLNELPAFKSVNPTSENIARFLYKELSWILNADGIKVSKVKVCETPGAGAYYWEEED, encoded by the coding sequence ATGAAGGAAATCCACGAAATATACGTCAAAACCCATTTTTCCGCCGCGCATTGTCTGGAAGGCTATCCCGGCGACTGTGCACGGCTCCACGGACACAACTGGATCATCGAGGTCCATGTCCGCTGTGAAAGGCTCAACGAGATCGGCATCGGCATCGATTTCCGCGATATCAAGACAGCGGTCAAGGAAGTCCTTCAGGGGCTCGACCATTTCAATTTGAACGAACTGCCGGCCTTCAAGTCGGTCAACCCCACGTCGGAGAACATCGCCCGATTTCTTTATAAAGAGCTGAGCTGGATATTGAATGCCGATGGGATCAAGGTTTCGAAAGTCAAGGTTTGTGAGACTCCCGGAGCTGGGGCCTATTACTGGGAGGAGGAGGATTGA